The genomic interval AATTTTTGGGTGAAGGGTGTATCATTGGATTGTTAGGCGGAGTGCTAGGCAGCGCTCTTGGATTTTGGTTTGCACAGAGTGTAAGCATACACGTTTTTGGCAGAAATCTTGCTTTTGCACCGTCTATCGCTCTTTTATCTGTTATTTTATCTATTGTTGTGACTGGTTTGGCAAGTCTTTTACCAGTGCGTATTGCTACAAATGTTGAGCCAGCAGCTGTTTTGCGTGGTGAATGAGGAGGATTGACATGAGTTTATTAGAATTAAAAAATGTTTCTATGGCCTATGGAGGAAAAGTTTTCGCGTTGAGGGATGTTGATTTAACCGTAGAAAAGGGAGAATGGTTAGCCGTTATGGGCCCTTCTGGTTCAGGGAAAACAACCTTAATGAATATTATTGGTTGTATGGATAAAGCGACTTCTGGATCTGTCATCTTAGATGGGATTGATTTAACGGATGTTACAGCGGAGCAGCTTACGATGCTTCGTCGAGATAAAATTGGTATGGTTTTTCAACAATTTCATCTCATTCCGTATCTTACAGCTGTCGAAAATATTATGGTTGCGCAGTATTATCATAGTATGCCGGATAAAAAAGAGGCTTTGACAGCATTGGCACGAGTTGGGTTAGAAGATCGGGCGGAACATCTGCCAAGCCAGCTTTCAGGAGGAGAGCAGCAGCGTGTCTGTATTGCACGTGCACTTATTAATTATCCTGTTTTAATTTTGGCTGATGAACCTACGGGAAATTTGGATGAAGCGAATGAGAAATTGGTTATGCAGATTTTTCATGAATTGCATCATGAAGGCCATACGATCTTGACAGTTACACATGCGCCGGAAGTTGGTGCCGAAGCACAGCGGTCTATTATCATGGAACATGGTCGCATTGCCAAGAGAAAAGAGGGGATTGCCTGATGCTGCAGATGAAGAAGAAGTATAGTGCATTTGTATTGGCAGGTACTTTGTCAGCCCAGCTTTTAGCTGGCTGTGCTGCCCAGCAAAGTAATAGCTCTTCTGTAAAAGACAGTGCAGAAAAACCGATGGGGTCATCTGCACCTTGTTGCGATTTGTCAGATGTTAAGGACGGAACGTACAATGCCGAAAGTACATCGGACAATTTTATGGGCAAGGGAAGGATTGCAATTTCCATTCAAAATCATAAGATTGTTTCTGTAAATTATATTGGTCTTGATCCAGAAGGTAAAATGAAGGCTAGCGATTATGGGAAAACCAATGGGCAGGTTGAAAATCCGGCTTATTATAAAAAAGCACAGCTTGCAGTAACGGCAAACACCGCTTATGCAGAGCAGTTATTACAGGTACAAGAATTAGCAAAAATCGATGCAATTTCTGGTGCTACAGTGTCTTATCAACAATTTATCGAAGCGGCTAAAACTGCTTTGATGGAAGCAAAAAAGTAGAAGTTGATAAAAACAGCAGATCATAATTTAAAATAAACACCCCCCTTTAAATTAAAATTCTTTAAAGGGGGGTGTTTTGGATCATTTCCCGCGCAATATTATGATGATTTTTGTCGTTATAACATATCAATATATTTTAAGAAAATGAGCGGAAGTAAAATATCTTGTATAAAAAAGGATTTATAAGTAAAATAGAGAATTTAATATAATTAAATAATTTAGCTAAAAGAGGAGCGTCCAATGATGAAAAAAATTTCACAATTATTTTTGATTGTATGTTTAATTTTATTAAATGTACAGTTTGTATCAGCAGCGGCAAAATCCTGGTCTGATACAGAATATGATTTTTCTAAAGCACATAAACTTTTAATTGTTGAGCCAAATTACAATTTTGCTGAAGGCAATGCTACTTCGGAAGAAATCATGAATATGTTATATGAACAAGCAGCAAAATCATTACATATGTTTGCATTGAATACAGAAGATGTTGAAAGAAATATTTTGCGTGATACTTCGATTGATCTTGCAAAATTAAAGACTGAAGATGAAAAACAAGCGCAAACTGTTTTTGAAAATGAGTTTATAAAGTACACGGATCTTTATTTAGTAGCAACGATTGTACATAATTCACGTGTCATGATTTTCTATGATGTATATTCTACACAAACGAAACAACCTGTATTTACTTATCAAATTGTAGCATCTTCTACAGATCCTGATAATTTGATGACCTATAAACAATTGACGAAAAGTTTTTATAGAGAATTTAATAAAGCAATTAATAAATCAATTAAAGACAAGAAATAGATAAAATAAAGGTGTCGCATTTTGGTGTGCACCCCGTCAAGAGGACAGTCAAAAAATATAAGAATTTTTTGTAGCTCATCGTAAGGATGGGCTATTTTTTATGCAGCGCTATAATGTTCATAATATTCGTAGGGAGTCATCACATTTAATCGACGCTGCAAACGTTCAAAATTGTAATAGTGAATATAGCTGCTAATTGCATGCATCAGGTCTTGTTTCCTTGCAAATTTATGACCATAATACATTTCACGCTTCAATACGCCCCAAAATCCTTCCATCGGTCCATTATCTATGCAATGACCAACTCGAGACATACTTTGTGTCATCTCATGTTCTATCAGTCTGCTATGAAAACTGCGGCTGGTATACTGAAATCCACGGTCACTGTGAAATAATGGATGTGCCTGTGGATTGTTTTTTACAGCTTCATCAAAAGTGTTAAAGACCAACTTGTTATTGTTGTGGTCACTTAGTACATATGACACAATCCGGCGATCATATAAATCCAATATAGCACTCAGGTAGAGCTTATGGATAATCGGACCTATACAATATTTAAATTCCGTCACATCAGTCAGCCACTTTTCGTTTGGTGCATCAGCATAGAATTGCCGGTTTAGAATGTTTTCTGCTGTGTAAGCTGGATCAGATGCCCGGCGTGTACAACAGTTTTGCCGGTGTTTAATATTTGACTGGATATGTAGTTTACGATCAATGCGCAGAATACGTTTATCATTCACATGCTCATGGTGCCAACGGTTCAAATCATCACGAATTCTGCGGTATCCCTCGTCTGGATGTTTTTCGTGAATTTCGATGACCATCTTAGCCAGTCGCTCATTTTCCCGCTCACTTGGGCTTTTAGCTCCTTTGAGCCAATGGTAATACGCTGAACGGGTTACATGGAAAACTGGACAAAGCTCTAAAACCGAATAATGCACCGGATCTGTCTGTGAAAGTTGTTTTATTGCTTCGTATTCTCTTTCCTTGCGTGTAAAACCAAGGCATCCCTTCTTTCCAGTTCGTCCAGTTTTTTTAATGCATCAATCTCCATCTGCAACCAATGGTTTTTACGTTCCAGTTGGGCAACACAGTCTCTGAGTTCTTCTTCCGGGGTACGGCTGGGCAGTGTACCTGTTCGATGCCCACGGCGATCTTCTAGTCCGGATTTGCCCATCTGGCGATATTTTTTCATCCATATGAAAACCTGTTGATAGGATACTTTGTAAGCAAGTGCTGTTTGTCCATAATTGTTATCGTGAGCTGTACAATACTGAACAATTTCTAGTCGTTGTTCTTGTGTAGTCTTTCTTGATTTTGTCATGATACTGCTTCCTCCTGTTCGAAGCTGAAACTTCTCATGACTATTATACTTCTTTACCCAATTGAGTAATTGATCATTCTTGCGAATTTGATATTTTTCGCAAATTTCTATTACGGGAATAGAGCCGCTTAGATAGTCCTGTACAGCAGATAGTTTTACCTCTGGTGAATAGGCTTTAAAGTGAGTTCGTGCAATGAGACCTTTTATTCCTTCACTACGATAATTACATACCCATCGTTGAATTGTCATCGGGCTTATTTTTAAAGTCCTGGCCACTTCTCTATAACTGCATTTTCCTTCAATGACATCTTTACAGGCTTGCAGTTTCAATTTTAGAGAAACTTTACTTTTCTTTGACATAAAAAATACCTCCAGATAAGACAATGTTTTTTTCACTGTCCTATCTAGAGGTAGCATACCATTTTATGCGACACCTTTTAGTTTATAGACAAACGATGATCTATCTTTTATTATACAATACCGATCCATTTCCAGTAGGTCGCGGCTAAGAGTAAAATCAGCAGATAAGCAATAATTGTGAGTGGAATCCCTGTTTTGATAAAATCTTTTGCCTCGAAAGTCTCTGTTCCGAAGGCAACCATATTTTGTGGTGCATTGACCGGTAAAATAAAACCAAAACAGATGACATATTGTAATATCATAGTCATCCCTACAACATTAATGAGTGGATTATTTAAATTTTGTAAAATTGAAATTATAATTGGAATCATTGCAGCCGACAATGCTGTAGCACTGGCAAATCCCAAATGGATAATAATGAGGAAAGCTGCCAGCACGGCTAATATGCTAAAGGTAGTCATATCTGCAAAGCCGAAATATGTCACCATGCAAGAGGCGATCCAGGAAGCGGCTTTTGTAGATAAAATAGCTGAACCTAAACTGATGCCGACACCAAATAATAATAGTGTGCCCCAGCCAATACGTTCTTGTGCTTCTTTCCAGTTCATGATACCGATTTTAGGCAGTAACATGATTGTGATTGCAACAATGGTTGTAGTTGACGTGTCAAAGTCATGGAGAATTTTTTCAGTAGACCAAAATCCTAATAGGATTAAGGACATGATCATAAGCTTTTTTTCATCAGGTTTCATTTTACCTAAATCTCTTAGATCTTTTGCAATCGTTTCTTGTCCGCCAGCCACTTCATCCATTTCTGGAGGCATTAATTTCAATAAAACAAAATATAAAGCGACGGACATTAGTACAGAAAAAGGAGCAGCAATGATAAACCAATCCATCCAACTGACATAATGCCCAAGTTGTTTTTCAATAAAATTCAAGGCGATCATATTCTGTGCTGCGGCCGTTTTAATTCCGACATTCCAAATGCTGTCTGCCTGCGCTACGGCAATCATCATGACACCTGCAAATTTACTTTTTTTACTTACGCCAAAAGTTGTAATAATGCCAAGCACAATTGGGACCATACAGGAAACACGAGCGGTGGTGCTTGGAACAAAGAAACTAAGTATAAAACCAACGAAGATAACACCCGCTAATACGCGATTGGTCTTTGCACCTATTTTCGATAGGACAACGAGGGCAATTCGTTTGTCTAGCCCTGTCTTCATCATCGCTGCTGCTAAGAATAAGGCAGCACCGACTAAGGCTAATGAAGTATTGCTAAACCCTGCTAAAGCCATACCCAATCCTTTTCCGGTTCCTAATTTCGTAAGCGGATCAGCAACACTTGGAGCTGTGCCAAGTAAGAGTGCCATGAGTGCCATGATTACGGAAGCACTGACCGGATATGAAATACATTCCGTCATCCAAATAATAACAGAAAAGACCAAAATAGCTAACATACGATGACCTGCGGTTGTCAGCCCTGCTGGTGTTGGGATGAGCATAATAGCAAATAATACAACAAGGCCGATAAATAAACCATATTTTTTCATAAGAGAACTGGAGTTCATCATAACACCTACTTTCATTTTATGTTGATCGGTTATGCATATATATTAGTTTAAATATATGCTATATATTATATAGCATAATTTCAATATGTCTACCCTAAAAATGATTATTTTTATTATATTTATGCAATTTATACATGGCTTAAACATAAGCTGCATTAATTTTTTATGTTGTTAATCATATTTATTTCTAATTCTTTTTAGAAGTATAATTTTGTAATATAAAAGCATGTATTTAGGGAAAAACTTCTACTTCGGATTTTTGTTCATATAATAAATAAAACTACCATTTATAAAAATATTTAGCAAAGAGGTGAATTTAGGTTGGGATAGTAAATGATCCTGTAGTATTAAATGCACTTTTTTGGAGAAAACAAATTCTTTATGGGAGTGAACCTATATTAGATCGTGAAGAAATTCATGCTTTCAATCAATCTATTATGAAAAAAATGCCGGCTGTATGTGCCCTAGATCAATATCCGATGTCTTATTCAATGCGTGAGATTCGCAGTGCATTGATGATGAATGCTAAAATTCTAGAAGAAGTACTTTATAAAGATGGGAAAAAAATTGAGGATGCATATAAAGATGATCTATATGACCAATGCAATTTTTTAAAATTAGATGAGATAGGGAACATAAAATATGGTATTAGTGTAAGACGGTGCAATTTACGCGCATTACCAACGGACGATGCTTTATTTTCTTCGGCTGAAGATGTTGATTTTGACGCTTTGCAAGAAACTGCAATTGATCCGTCAGAGCCTGTTGTTATATTACATCAAAGTAAAGATAAGAGCTTTTATTATGTGCAAACCTATCATTCTCAAGGGTGGATTGCCGGAAAAGATATTGCAAAAATCTATGAACGAAACACTTGGCTTCGCTATGTAAATCTCAAATATTTTCTCGTTGTCACCGATAAAAGATTTAACTTACGTGTGAATGGAGAAACATTACTTTATCAAATGGGGAGTAGAATAAAAATCCAAAGTACGATGAACGATAAAGTTTATGGCAATATTCCTACACGCAAGGAAGATGGCTATCTAAAGGAAGTCGTAATTTGTATCGAGCCTTCGTCTGCAATTCATAAAGGTTACTTAATGTATACACGGGATAATTTACTAGTACAAAGTTTTAAGTTTCTAGGAGAGCTTTATGGCTGGGGCGGATTAAAGGATAGTGTAGACTGCTCGAGCATGGTGCAGAATATATATCGGACCGTGGGGATACGATTACCGCGAAATTCTGGTGCGCAAGAACAAACGGCAGGTATTCATTACAATATGCAAGGGGCGGGGAGAAAAGAGAGATATGATCTTATAAAAAAATTAGCGCCAGGTGATACCCTCCATATGAAAGGGCATGTGATGATATATCTAGGAACGGTGGAATCCATTCCTTATGTAATTCATTCTTTAGGAAGCCATACATTGCACTTTAAAAATGGTTCTTTAAAGAAAATACCAATCATGCGTGTAGTTGTGAGTGACTTGACTTTAAAGCGTTATACAGGTGTTGCATTTATTGATGATTTAACCACTGCTGTCTCATTTCATTAAAATGCGGCGTCCTTATCATTTACGTCTCTGGCCTTTTTCGGAAAAATACGTTCCGAAGGATGAAAAATGACCGACTTACGTTAAGAAATTCGCTTGGCTGAACGAAGTGAGTTTGCGAATTTTAGTAAGTCGGTCATTTTTCAAGTTTTTTGGAGGGGGTAGGCCTAGACTTTTTGGTCCGTTTGTGTCGATCACAAAAGGGCATTTTTGCGTGCAGGTTTACACTAAGCTTTTTATACATGAAAGTTTAGTGTAACATTCCTATTTATTTTACGAGCCAAATGGAAGTTCTTTTCGTTTCTTCGGCAGTAGATGGATTGATATAACCATTTTTAACCATGGTTCCCAAAACAATTGCTTGTCTAGATTTTGCTGCTTTAAAATCTACATAAGGTGAATATACCGACGGTGCATTTGGCAGACCGGCCAGCATAGAAGCTTCGGCAAGTGTAAGTTCACTTGGCATTTTGCCAAAATATCCTGCGGCTGCATCATGAATGCCATAATAGCCGGAGCCAAAATAAATGGTATTTAAATAAAGTTCTAAGATTTCTTCTTTGGAATAGTTTGCTTCCATATCTATAGACAAGAGGACTTCTTCCATTTTTCTTGTCATAGATCGTTCTTGTGATAAGAATAAATTTTTGACGAGTTGTTGTGTTATGGTGCTGGCACCTTCTTCAATATGACCATATTGTAAGTTGACGAGACTTGCTCTTAAAATGCCAGAAATATCGAATCCACTATGTTCATAAAAACGAGTATCTTCAACGGCAATGATTGCTTGTTGCAGCTGTGGACTGATACTGGATAATTTAGCATAATTTTTAGTATGCAGTTTCTGAGTTACAGCAGATTTCAAGGCAAAAATGCGATATACTCTGTCAAATGCAGAAGGCTCATCTGTAGAGGTAGTATTTTTTTCTTCAAGAGAAATATGATCGGTGAAAGTTTCTTTTATTTTAGCAGTTGTATTATCAGAAAGTGTATCACCACCGGCCCACCAGAAAGAGATAAAAAATAAAAGTAGTGTCAACAAGAAAAAACGTGATAATTTCATTGGCATCCTCCGTAAATTTAGTAATATGATCAGATGAAAACGACTTTGACATTAAGCTGATCAAGGCACTAAATCTCAAAAATAGTTGTTTGTTTTATTATATAGTTTGCCCAAGAAAAAGCAAAGTAAAACTACATAGTTCATCTGATTCATGCATAGGATAGATTGAATCTTTGCGTAAGTAAGGGGATGACGTATGCGTACATATTTTTTTTCTAAATTACTGATAAAGCGAGTCATCGTTTTTAGTTTATCTATCGTTGTTATTAATATGCTGACTTTCAGGTATTTGGTTCATGCAGATATAGAAAGTGTTGACCTAACGCTGCTAAAAGGGCACACCATCATGATTGATCCCGGACACGGTGGTATTGATGCAGGTGCAAGGTACAATCATTTAGCTGAAAAAGAAGTCAATCTTGCAGTTAGTAAAAAATTAGGGGATATCTTGACTGAATATGGTGCAAATGTTTTATATACTAGGGATGGAGACTATGATTATTATACCAAAGGCCCGGGGGGAAAGCGGAATGATTTGTTGAAACGTATTGATATGATTGATGAATCACCAGCAGAAATTTTTGTCAGTGTACATTGTAATGCCGTAAAAGAATCGCAATGGTATGGTTCCCAAGTGTTTTATAATCCGAAACACCCAGAAAATAAATTTCTTGCAGAGATTATGCAAGAGCTGTTAAAGAAGTTTCCGCCAAATAATAAACGACAGGCAAAGCAGGATCTGAAAATTTTAATTTTAAATGCAACACAGAAACCTGGAGTACTTCTTGAAATTGGGTACTTAAGTAATAAAAACGAAGCAAAATTATTGGTAGACGCAGAATATCAGCAAAAGATGGTGGGGCAGATTGCAAAGGGATTGGCCTATTATTTCAAAGAATTTAAACCGTAAGAATAAAAAAATGATCTCTGAAAAAGACCAATTTACATTAAAAAATTCGCTTGTCTGAGCGAAGCGAGTTTTTTAATGTAAATTGGTCTTTTTTAGTATTTTGTGATAACGATGTAACTGTTTATGTATAAAAATAGTGATTGACATTATGCCAGCTGTTATATTATAATCGGTAATTGATAATGATAGTAATTTTCAAATATAAATATGACTGTCGTCAGTCAATATAAATAATACAACGTAGTACAAGGAAGTAGGGAAATGTGATACATGGTGCAATCAGATGTGATAAATATTCCGGAGGAAGTATCAAGAAAAAAATGCTGGTTTGGGATAATCTGCATAGGACTGAGCGTAATGCTCGTTGTCTCTATCATGTTGGCAGTATGCTTTGGATCGGTAAAAATTGAATTAACAGCTATTTTTCAAATTATGTTACATAAAATATTTGGCATGCCGTTAGGAAGCATTTCAATGGCGCATGCAGATATTATTTGGCAACTGCGTTTACCGCGTATTTTGATGGCAGCAGTTGTTGGTGCTGGTCTTGCAATGTGTGGAACCGTCATGCAGGCTTCCGTACAGAATCCTTTAGCTGAGCCGTACATTTTGGGAATTGCTTCAGGCGCATCACTTGGGGCTGTTTTTTCTATTATGTTAGGGGGATCTAAGCTATTACTGGGGTTAGGAATCACAATATGGGCATTTGTTGGAGCGATTTTAGCTACGGTTGCAGTGCTGTTTTTAGCTGGATTAGGCGGACAGATGTCAACGATGAGAATGGTGCTGGCTGGAGCTGTTATCAGCGCATTATTTGGTGCAGCAGCTAATTTTTTGGTTTATATAGCAAATAATGCAGAAGGTATGCGGAATGTCGCGTTTTGGACAATGGGGTCTTTGGCAGGTGCAAAATGGGATACCTTGTTACTTCCATTGCTAGGCGTGAGCGGAGCCGCTGTTTTTTTTCTTTTGCGGTATCGAAAACTGAACGCCCTTTTATTGGGCGAAGAAGCGGCTGTCACTTTAGGCATTCAAGTTATAAAAGAACGTCGCATCAATATGGTAATCACAGCAATATTGACAGGAATTATCGTTGCCAACTGTGGGATTTTTGGATTTGTTGGTTTAGTTATACCGCATGCAGTTCGCTGTATCGTTGGGGCAGATCATCGTAGATTGATGCCGGGTGTCTTGCTGGTTGGTGCAATTTTTTTAATTTGGGCAGATGTTTTATCACGCGTTTTATTGAGAAGCGGAGATTTGCCGATAGGTATTATTACAGCATTGATTGGTGCGCCGTTTTTTATGTGGCTTTTATTTAGAAGGTCATTTAATTTTGGGGGGAATTAGAGGTGAGCATATGAATTTAACGTTACAGGATGTCGATGTAACAATTGAAAAAATAAAAATTGTTAAAAATGTTTCCTTAGCGGTTCATAAAGGTGAGTTTGTTGGGATGATTGGTCCGAATGGCAGTGGAAAATCTACTTTATTAAAAGCAGTGTATCGTGTATTGAAGCCGAGCCATGGGACAATTTTATTTGGTGGAGAAAATATGCAAGATATTCCGTTACACACCTCTGCAAAACAATTGGGTGTTGTAGGACAGTTTAATACGGTTAATTTTGATTTTACTGTATTGGAAATGGTACTGATGGGGCGTACTCCGCATAAGAAAACATTTAGTGTTGACACACAGGCAGATTATAAACTGGCATTGCAGGCGCTGACGCATGTTGGTATGCAAGATGCGGTGAATCGTCAATTTGTTACGCTTTCTGGCGGTGAGAAACAAAGAATTATTTTAGCACGTGCCTTGGTGCAGCAACCGAAATTTTTAGTATTGGACGAGCCGACGAATCATTTGGATATAAAATATCAATTACAGCTTTTATCGATTGTAAAATCACTAGGAATTGGTACACTTGCAGCATTGCATGATTTAAATTTGGCAGCGATGTATTGTACAAAACTTTTTGTACTGAAAAATGGCTGTCTTATTGCAGAGGGAACACCGCAAGAAGTACTTACCAAAGAAAGAATACGTGATATTTATGAAATTGACTGTGATGTAAATATAGATCGCAAGACAGGGGTTCCTTCAATTGTTTATCAGCCTATTTTTTCAGTAGCAGATACGCAGTGGGGAGATGCTGGGTAAGATGCGTAATTTTTATATTGTATGTTGTGTTGTTGGTTTATTTTTATTTACGGGTTGTATGAAGGAAGATGCTGTAGATATAGCAAAATCGGCT from Massilibacillus massiliensis carries:
- a CDS encoding ABC transporter ATP-binding protein, with the protein product MSLLELKNVSMAYGGKVFALRDVDLTVEKGEWLAVMGPSGSGKTTLMNIIGCMDKATSGSVILDGIDLTDVTAEQLTMLRRDKIGMVFQQFHLIPYLTAVENIMVAQYYHSMPDKKEALTALARVGLEDRAEHLPSQLSGGEQQRVCIARALINYPVLILADEPTGNLDEANEKLVMQIFHELHHEGHTILTVTHAPEVGAEAQRSIIMEHGRIAKRKEGIA
- a CDS encoding FMN-binding protein encodes the protein MLQMKKKYSAFVLAGTLSAQLLAGCAAQQSNSSSVKDSAEKPMGSSAPCCDLSDVKDGTYNAESTSDNFMGKGRIAISIQNHKIVSVNYIGLDPEGKMKASDYGKTNGQVENPAYYKKAQLAVTANTAYAEQLLQVQELAKIDAISGATVSYQQFIEAAKTALMEAKK
- a CDS encoding IS3 family transposase, which gives rise to MHYSVLELCPVFHVTRSAYYHWLKGAKSPSERENERLAKMVIEIHEKHPDEGYRRIRDDLNRWHHEHVNDKRILRIDRKLHIQSNIKHRQNCCTRRASDPAYTAENILNRQFYADAPNEKWLTDVTEFKYCIGPIIHKLYLSAILDLYDRRIVSYVLSDHNNNKLVFNTFDEAVKNNPQAHPLFHSDRGFQYTSRSFHSRLIEHEMTQSMSRVGHCIDNGPMEGFWGVLKREMYYGHKFARKQDLMHAISSYIHYYNFERLQRRLNVMTPYEYYEHYSAA
- a CDS encoding helix-turn-helix domain-containing protein, giving the protein MSKKSKVSLKLKLQACKDVIEGKCSYREVARTLKISPMTIQRWVCNYRSEGIKGLIARTHFKAYSPEVKLSAVQDYLSGSIPVIEICEKYQIRKNDQLLNWVKKYNSHEKFQLRTGGSSIMTKSRKTTQEQRLEIVQYCTAHDNNYGQTALAYKVSYQQVFIWMKKYRQMGKSGLEDRRGHRTGTLPSRTPEEELRDCVAQLERKNHWLQMEIDALKKLDELERRDALVLHARKENTKQ
- a CDS encoding DASS family sodium-coupled anion symporter; amino-acid sequence: MMNSSSLMKKYGLFIGLVVLFAIMLIPTPAGLTTAGHRMLAILVFSVIIWMTECISYPVSASVIMALMALLLGTAPSVADPLTKLGTGKGLGMALAGFSNTSLALVGAALFLAAAMMKTGLDKRIALVVLSKIGAKTNRVLAGVIFVGFILSFFVPSTTARVSCMVPIVLGIITTFGVSKKSKFAGVMMIAVAQADSIWNVGIKTAAAQNMIALNFIEKQLGHYVSWMDWFIIAAPFSVLMSVALYFVLLKLMPPEMDEVAGGQETIAKDLRDLGKMKPDEKKLMIMSLILLGFWSTEKILHDFDTSTTTIVAITIMLLPKIGIMNWKEAQERIGWGTLLLFGVGISLGSAILSTKAASWIASCMVTYFGFADMTTFSILAVLAAFLIIIHLGFASATALSAAMIPIIISILQNLNNPLINVVGMTMILQYVICFGFILPVNAPQNMVAFGTETFEAKDFIKTGIPLTIIAYLLILLLAATYWKWIGIV
- a CDS encoding C40 family peptidase, with amino-acid sequence MSYSMREIRSALMMNAKILEEVLYKDGKKIEDAYKDDLYDQCNFLKLDEIGNIKYGISVRRCNLRALPTDDALFSSAEDVDFDALQETAIDPSEPVVILHQSKDKSFYYVQTYHSQGWIAGKDIAKIYERNTWLRYVNLKYFLVVTDKRFNLRVNGETLLYQMGSRIKIQSTMNDKVYGNIPTRKEDGYLKEVVICIEPSSAIHKGYLMYTRDNLLVQSFKFLGELYGWGGLKDSVDCSSMVQNIYRTVGIRLPRNSGAQEQTAGIHYNMQGAGRKERYDLIKKLAPGDTLHMKGHVMIYLGTVESIPYVIHSLGSHTLHFKNGSLKKIPIMRVVVSDLTLKRYTGVAFIDDLTTAVSFH
- a CDS encoding transglycosylase domain-containing protein translates to MKLSRFFLLTLLLFFISFWWAGGDTLSDNTTAKIKETFTDHISLEEKNTTSTDEPSAFDRVYRIFALKSAVTQKLHTKNYAKLSSISPQLQQAIIAVEDTRFYEHSGFDISGILRASLVNLQYGHIEEGASTITQQLVKNLFLSQERSMTRKMEEVLLSIDMEANYSKEEILELYLNTIYFGSGYYGIHDAAAGYFGKMPSELTLAEASMLAGLPNAPSVYSPYVDFKAAKSRQAIVLGTMVKNGYINPSTAEETKRTSIWLVK
- a CDS encoding N-acetylmuramoyl-L-alanine amidase translates to MRTYFFSKLLIKRVIVFSLSIVVINMLTFRYLVHADIESVDLTLLKGHTIMIDPGHGGIDAGARYNHLAEKEVNLAVSKKLGDILTEYGANVLYTRDGDYDYYTKGPGGKRNDLLKRIDMIDESPAEIFVSVHCNAVKESQWYGSQVFYNPKHPENKFLAEIMQELLKKFPPNNKRQAKQDLKILILNATQKPGVLLEIGYLSNKNEAKLLVDAEYQQKMVGQIAKGLAYYFKEFKP
- a CDS encoding FecCD family ABC transporter permease, producing the protein MVQSDVINIPEEVSRKKCWFGIICIGLSVMLVVSIMLAVCFGSVKIELTAIFQIMLHKIFGMPLGSISMAHADIIWQLRLPRILMAAVVGAGLAMCGTVMQASVQNPLAEPYILGIASGASLGAVFSIMLGGSKLLLGLGITIWAFVGAILATVAVLFLAGLGGQMSTMRMVLAGAVISALFGAAANFLVYIANNAEGMRNVAFWTMGSLAGAKWDTLLLPLLGVSGAAVFFLLRYRKLNALLLGEEAAVTLGIQVIKERRINMVITAILTGIIVANCGIFGFVGLVIPHAVRCIVGADHRRLMPGVLLVGAIFLIWADVLSRVLLRSGDLPIGIITALIGAPFFMWLLFRRSFNFGGN
- a CDS encoding ABC transporter ATP-binding protein yields the protein MNLTLQDVDVTIEKIKIVKNVSLAVHKGEFVGMIGPNGSGKSTLLKAVYRVLKPSHGTILFGGENMQDIPLHTSAKQLGVVGQFNTVNFDFTVLEMVLMGRTPHKKTFSVDTQADYKLALQALTHVGMQDAVNRQFVTLSGGEKQRIILARALVQQPKFLVLDEPTNHLDIKYQLQLLSIVKSLGIGTLAALHDLNLAAMYCTKLFVLKNGCLIAEGTPQEVLTKERIRDIYEIDCDVNIDRKTGVPSIVYQPIFSVADTQWGDAG